One window of Macrococcus sp. 19Msa1099 genomic DNA carries:
- a CDS encoding glutaredoxin family protein, whose product MKELTLLVGNQCGLCNDAKIQIALAQEDIDFTVNEINITSDPALEVQYFMSIPVLLHNDVVIQEGQIDFVTILEYLSDN is encoded by the coding sequence ATGAAAGAACTTACTTTATTAGTAGGAAATCAATGTGGACTTTGTAATGATGCAAAGATTCAAATTGCCCTAGCACAAGAAGATATTGATTTCACTGTGAACGAAATCAATATTACGAGCGATCCAGCATTAGAAGTGCAATATTTCATGTCGATTCCAGTGCTATTACATAATGATGTTGTGATACAGGAAGGCCAGATTGATTTTGTGACCATTCTGGAATATTTAAGCGATAACTAA
- the clpP gene encoding ATP-dependent Clp endopeptidase proteolytic subunit ClpP, with the protein MNLIPTVIESTNRGERAYDIYSRLLKDRIIMLGSAIDDNVANSIVSQLLFLQAQDAEKDIYLYINSPGGSVTAGMAIYDTMQHIKPDVQTICIGMAASMGSFLLAAGKKGKRFALPNAEVMIHQPLGGAQGQATEIEIAARHILKTREKLNRILAERTGQPIEKIEKDTDRDNFLTADEAKAYGLIDEVMHPAE; encoded by the coding sequence ATGAACTTAATACCTACAGTAATTGAATCAACAAATCGCGGAGAACGCGCATATGATATTTATTCACGTCTGTTAAAGGACCGTATCATTATGTTAGGATCGGCTATCGATGACAACGTGGCAAACTCTATCGTATCTCAATTATTATTCCTACAAGCACAAGATGCTGAGAAAGATATCTACCTATACATCAACTCACCAGGTGGTAGCGTGACTGCTGGTATGGCTATCTATGATACAATGCAGCACATCAAACCTGATGTACAGACAATCTGTATCGGTATGGCAGCATCGATGGGATCATTCCTACTCGCAGCGGGTAAAAAAGGAAAAAGATTCGCTCTACCGAATGCTGAAGTTATGATTCATCAGCCATTAGGTGGCGCACAAGGGCAAGCAACCGAAATTGAAATTGCTGCACGACACATTTTAAAAACTCGCGAAAAATTAAATCGCATCTTAGCTGAACGTACAGGTCAACCTATCGAAAAGATTGAAAAAGACACAGATCGTGATAATTTCTTAACAGCTGATGAAGCGAAAGCTTATGGCTTGATCGACGAAGTTATGCATCCAGCAGAATAA